From Primulina tabacum isolate GXHZ01 chromosome 2, ASM2559414v2, whole genome shotgun sequence, one genomic window encodes:
- the LOC142535406 gene encoding putative glycosyltransferase At5g03795 isoform X3, translating into MKLHGSSYISFSPSSILVVLILTVFTPLFLITCTNFYPDIKNFPSSWICESIGFLKEDHKNNFSISDYLVWSASLHHKLVIEKRVFVKPEYLSRSERVEAVLAKARFSVREAARELRTFNISSPNHDQKNNYIPYGPIYRKANVFYRSYQEMERVFKVYVYEEGEAPIFHNGPCRSIYSTEGRFINQMEKGNHFRTKDPKEASVYFMSFSVVVMVQYLYEPGAMDMHAIGNTIADYVQTISHKHPYWNTSLGADHFMLSCHDWGPYSSSYVPLLFNNSIRVLCNANTSEGFNPLKDASLPEINLKTGGLHGNIRHRLLEQWKGKDPDVLVYEKLPSNLTYESMLKKSKFCLCPSGYEVASPRVVEAIYAECVPVLISDGYVPPFSDVLNWNKFSVVVAVEDIPNIKKILLNISKAKYSKMQKRVKQVQRHFVMNGDPQRFDLFHMILHSVWLRRLNLQLHHASL; encoded by the exons ATGAAATTGCATGGCTCTTCATATATTTCCTTCTCCCCTTCTTCCATCTTAGTAGTTTTAATACTTACAGTATTTACTCCTTTGTTTCTCATTACTTGCACTAATTTCTATCCTGATATTAAAAATTTCCCCTCTTCGTGGATATGCGAGTCTATTGGTTTTTTGAAGGAAGATCACAAAAACAATTTCAGTATATCAGATTACCTGGTCTGGAGTGCTTCTTTGCATCACAAACTAGTAAta gagAAACGAGTGTTCGTGAAGCCGGAGTACTTATCAAGATCAGAGAGGGTGGAAGCCGTTTTAGCCAAAGCTCGATTTTCGGTTAGAGAAGCGGCTAGAGAACTTAGAACTTTCAATATCTCTTCACCTAATCATGACCAAAAGAACAATTATATACCTTATGGCCCTATCTACCGAAAGGCCAACGTGTTTTATCG GAGCTACCAGGAAATGGAAAGGGTTTTCAAGGTTTACGTCTACGAAGAAGGAGAAGCGCCAATCTTCCACAATGGTCCATGCAGAAGCATATATTCAACAGAAGGAAGATTCATCAACCAAATGGAAAAGGGAAATCATTTTAGAACCAAAGATCCAAAAGAAGCCAGTGTATATTTCATGTCATTTAGTGTCGTGGTAATGGTTCAATATCTATACGAACCTGGAGCCATGGACATGCACGCAATTGGAAACACCATTGCTGATTATGTACAAACAATTTCTCATAAGCATCCCTATTGGAATACAAGCCTTGGTGCCGATCATTTCATGCTTTCATGCCATGATTGG GGTCCGTACTCAAGTTCTTATGTGCCACTGCTATTCAACAACTCCATCAGAGTTTTATGCAACGCCAATACTTCTGAAGGCTTCAATCCTCTAAAAGATGCATCATTACCTGAAATCAATCTGAAAACAG GAGGCTTACATGGAAACATAAGGCACAGATTACTAGAACAATGGAAAGGAAAAGATCCCGATGTACTTGTTTATGAAAAACTACCCTCAAACCTTACTTATGAATCAATGCTAAAGAAAAGCAAGTTTTGCCTGTGCCCAAGTGGTTACGAGGTTGCCAGCCCACGGGTGGTGGAAGCCATATACGCAGAATGTGTCCCTGTTTTGATATCAGATGGTTATGTACCACCTTTCAGTGATGTGCTTAATTGGAACAAGTTTTCGGTAGTGGTGGCAGTAGAAGACATACCTAATATCAAGAAGATATTGCTAAATATTTCTAAGGCTAAGTACTCAAAAATGCAGAAGAGGGTAAAGCAAGTGCAAAGGCATTTTGTTATGAATGGGGATCCTCAAAGATTTGAtctttttcatatgattctCCATTCTGTTTGGCTCAGGAGATTGAACTTACAATTGCATCATGCTAGCTTATAA
- the LOC142535406 gene encoding putative glycosyltransferase At5g03795 isoform X2, which translates to MKLHGSSYISFSPSSILVVLILTVFTPLFLITCTNFYPDIKNFPSSWICESIGFLKEDHKNNFSISDYLVWSASLHHKLEKRVFVKPEYLSRSERVEAVLAKARFSVREAARELRTFNISSPNHDQKNNYIPYGPIYRKANVFYRSYQEMERVFKVYVYEEGEAPIFHNGPCRSIYSTEGRFINQMEKGNHFRTKDPKEASVYFMSFSVVVMVQYLYEPGAMDMHAIGNTIADYVQTISHKHPYWNTSLGADHFMLSCHDWGPYSSSYVPLLFNNSIRVLCNANTSEGFNPLKDASLPEINLKTGELTGLLGGFTPSQRSILAFFAGGLHGNIRHRLLEQWKGKDPDVLVYEKLPSNLTYESMLKKSKFCLCPSGYEVASPRVVEAIYAECVPVLISDGYVPPFSDVLNWNKFSVVVAVEDIPNIKKILLNISKAKYSKMQKRVKQVQRHFVMNGDPQRFDLFHMILHSVWLRRLNLQLHHASL; encoded by the exons ATGAAATTGCATGGCTCTTCATATATTTCCTTCTCCCCTTCTTCCATCTTAGTAGTTTTAATACTTACAGTATTTACTCCTTTGTTTCTCATTACTTGCACTAATTTCTATCCTGATATTAAAAATTTCCCCTCTTCGTGGATATGCGAGTCTATTGGTTTTTTGAAGGAAGATCACAAAAACAATTTCAGTATATCAGATTACCTGGTCTGGAGTGCTTCTTTGCATCACAAACTA gagAAACGAGTGTTCGTGAAGCCGGAGTACTTATCAAGATCAGAGAGGGTGGAAGCCGTTTTAGCCAAAGCTCGATTTTCGGTTAGAGAAGCGGCTAGAGAACTTAGAACTTTCAATATCTCTTCACCTAATCATGACCAAAAGAACAATTATATACCTTATGGCCCTATCTACCGAAAGGCCAACGTGTTTTATCG GAGCTACCAGGAAATGGAAAGGGTTTTCAAGGTTTACGTCTACGAAGAAGGAGAAGCGCCAATCTTCCACAATGGTCCATGCAGAAGCATATATTCAACAGAAGGAAGATTCATCAACCAAATGGAAAAGGGAAATCATTTTAGAACCAAAGATCCAAAAGAAGCCAGTGTATATTTCATGTCATTTAGTGTCGTGGTAATGGTTCAATATCTATACGAACCTGGAGCCATGGACATGCACGCAATTGGAAACACCATTGCTGATTATGTACAAACAATTTCTCATAAGCATCCCTATTGGAATACAAGCCTTGGTGCCGATCATTTCATGCTTTCATGCCATGATTGG GGTCCGTACTCAAGTTCTTATGTGCCACTGCTATTCAACAACTCCATCAGAGTTTTATGCAACGCCAATACTTCTGAAGGCTTCAATCCTCTAAAAGATGCATCATTACCTGAAATCAATCTGAAAACAGGTGAACTTACAGGGCTTCTAGGTGGCTTCACGCCTTCACAGAGATCAATTCTAGCCTTTTTTGCAGGAGGCTTACATGGAAACATAAGGCACAGATTACTAGAACAATGGAAAGGAAAAGATCCCGATGTACTTGTTTATGAAAAACTACCCTCAAACCTTACTTATGAATCAATGCTAAAGAAAAGCAAGTTTTGCCTGTGCCCAAGTGGTTACGAGGTTGCCAGCCCACGGGTGGTGGAAGCCATATACGCAGAATGTGTCCCTGTTTTGATATCAGATGGTTATGTACCACCTTTCAGTGATGTGCTTAATTGGAACAAGTTTTCGGTAGTGGTGGCAGTAGAAGACATACCTAATATCAAGAAGATATTGCTAAATATTTCTAAGGCTAAGTACTCAAAAATGCAGAAGAGGGTAAAGCAAGTGCAAAGGCATTTTGTTATGAATGGGGATCCTCAAAGATTTGAtctttttcatatgattctCCATTCTGTTTGGCTCAGGAGATTGAACTTACAATTGCATCATGCTAGCTTATAA
- the LOC142535406 gene encoding putative glycosyltransferase At5g03795 isoform X1 yields the protein MKLHGSSYISFSPSSILVVLILTVFTPLFLITCTNFYPDIKNFPSSWICESIGFLKEDHKNNFSISDYLVWSASLHHKLVIEKRVFVKPEYLSRSERVEAVLAKARFSVREAARELRTFNISSPNHDQKNNYIPYGPIYRKANVFYRSYQEMERVFKVYVYEEGEAPIFHNGPCRSIYSTEGRFINQMEKGNHFRTKDPKEASVYFMSFSVVVMVQYLYEPGAMDMHAIGNTIADYVQTISHKHPYWNTSLGADHFMLSCHDWGPYSSSYVPLLFNNSIRVLCNANTSEGFNPLKDASLPEINLKTGELTGLLGGFTPSQRSILAFFAGGLHGNIRHRLLEQWKGKDPDVLVYEKLPSNLTYESMLKKSKFCLCPSGYEVASPRVVEAIYAECVPVLISDGYVPPFSDVLNWNKFSVVVAVEDIPNIKKILLNISKAKYSKMQKRVKQVQRHFVMNGDPQRFDLFHMILHSVWLRRLNLQLHHASL from the exons ATGAAATTGCATGGCTCTTCATATATTTCCTTCTCCCCTTCTTCCATCTTAGTAGTTTTAATACTTACAGTATTTACTCCTTTGTTTCTCATTACTTGCACTAATTTCTATCCTGATATTAAAAATTTCCCCTCTTCGTGGATATGCGAGTCTATTGGTTTTTTGAAGGAAGATCACAAAAACAATTTCAGTATATCAGATTACCTGGTCTGGAGTGCTTCTTTGCATCACAAACTAGTAAta gagAAACGAGTGTTCGTGAAGCCGGAGTACTTATCAAGATCAGAGAGGGTGGAAGCCGTTTTAGCCAAAGCTCGATTTTCGGTTAGAGAAGCGGCTAGAGAACTTAGAACTTTCAATATCTCTTCACCTAATCATGACCAAAAGAACAATTATATACCTTATGGCCCTATCTACCGAAAGGCCAACGTGTTTTATCG GAGCTACCAGGAAATGGAAAGGGTTTTCAAGGTTTACGTCTACGAAGAAGGAGAAGCGCCAATCTTCCACAATGGTCCATGCAGAAGCATATATTCAACAGAAGGAAGATTCATCAACCAAATGGAAAAGGGAAATCATTTTAGAACCAAAGATCCAAAAGAAGCCAGTGTATATTTCATGTCATTTAGTGTCGTGGTAATGGTTCAATATCTATACGAACCTGGAGCCATGGACATGCACGCAATTGGAAACACCATTGCTGATTATGTACAAACAATTTCTCATAAGCATCCCTATTGGAATACAAGCCTTGGTGCCGATCATTTCATGCTTTCATGCCATGATTGG GGTCCGTACTCAAGTTCTTATGTGCCACTGCTATTCAACAACTCCATCAGAGTTTTATGCAACGCCAATACTTCTGAAGGCTTCAATCCTCTAAAAGATGCATCATTACCTGAAATCAATCTGAAAACAGGTGAACTTACAGGGCTTCTAGGTGGCTTCACGCCTTCACAGAGATCAATTCTAGCCTTTTTTGCAGGAGGCTTACATGGAAACATAAGGCACAGATTACTAGAACAATGGAAAGGAAAAGATCCCGATGTACTTGTTTATGAAAAACTACCCTCAAACCTTACTTATGAATCAATGCTAAAGAAAAGCAAGTTTTGCCTGTGCCCAAGTGGTTACGAGGTTGCCAGCCCACGGGTGGTGGAAGCCATATACGCAGAATGTGTCCCTGTTTTGATATCAGATGGTTATGTACCACCTTTCAGTGATGTGCTTAATTGGAACAAGTTTTCGGTAGTGGTGGCAGTAGAAGACATACCTAATATCAAGAAGATATTGCTAAATATTTCTAAGGCTAAGTACTCAAAAATGCAGAAGAGGGTAAAGCAAGTGCAAAGGCATTTTGTTATGAATGGGGATCCTCAAAGATTTGAtctttttcatatgattctCCATTCTGTTTGGCTCAGGAGATTGAACTTACAATTGCATCATGCTAGCTTATAA
- the LOC142535427 gene encoding (S)-ureidoglycine aminohydrolase-like, protein MKNLAGVQFLDKMESFSVHSLLLALFLLCDLRISFSQQGFCSAPSILESQPLYWKATNPTLSPAYLQELPGFTRSVYEKDHALITPESHVFSPLPDWINTLGAYLIAPPMGSHFVMYLAKMQDNSKSGLPPSDVERFLFVLQGVVTLSEMSGIDYKLEVDSYAYLPPNLEHSLKSDNSATLVVFERRYAYLENHLSELIVGSTDKQPILETPGEVFELRKLLPTSLAYDFNIHIMDFQPGEFLNVKEVHYNQHGLLILEGQGIYRLGNNWFPVEAGDAIWMAPFVPQWYGALGKTRSRYLLYKDVNRNPLL, encoded by the exons ATGAAAAATTTAGCAGGAGTGCAGTTCTTGGATAAGATGGAATCCTTTTCAGTCCACTCTCTCTTACTTGCATTATTCCTTCTTT GTGATTTGCGAATCTCATTTTCGCAACAAGGGTTTTGTTCTGCTCCGTCAATCTTGGAATCTCAGCCACTCTACTGGAAAGCCACCAACCCCACACTTTCACCAGCTTATCTTCAAG AGTTACCAGGATTCACCCGCAGTGTGTACGAAAAGGACCATGCTCTGATCACTCCTGAAAGTCATGTGTTTAGCCCTTTGCCCGATTG GATTAACACTTTGGGTGCTTATCTTATTGCTCCCCCCATGGGTTCACATTTTGTAATGTATTTGGCAAAGATGCAAG ATAATTCGAAATCAGGGCTACCTCCAAGTGATGTTGAGAG GTTCTTGTTTGTCCTTCAAGGTGTGGTTACTCTAAGTGAAATGTCTGGCATAGATTACAAGCTAGAG GTGGATTCGTACGCCTATCTTCCTCCGAACttagaacattccttgaaatctgATAATTCTGCCACTCTTGTTGTATTCGAAAGAAG GTATGCCTATTTGGAAAACCATTTGTCCGAGCTGATTGTTGGTTCAACCGATAAGCAGCCCATTCTTGAAACCCCAGGCGAG GTTTTTGAGCTGAGGAAACTTCTTCCGACCTCTTTGGCTTATGATTTCAACATTCAT ATAATGGATTTTCAACCAGGTGAATTCCTCAATGTAAAG GAAGTTCACTATAATCAGCATGGTTTGCTGATTTTGGAGGGGCAAGGCATATACCGCTTAGGGAACAACTG GTTTCCAGTTGAAGCGGGTGATGCAATTTGGATGGCTCCATTTGTGCCTCAGTG GTATGGTGCTCTTGGCAAGACCAGATCCCGCTATTTGCTGTACAAAGACGTCAATAGGAACCCATTACTGTAA